From Micromonospora echinospora, one genomic window encodes:
- a CDS encoding acyl-CoA dehydrogenase family protein: MDFGYDETTERLRERLTDFVTGWVYPAEPVFERQLLDRTDPWTAPPVVAELQAEARRRGLWNLFLPGEHGAGLTNLRYAPLAEITGWSPSLAPVALNCAAPDTGNMELLAEFGTAEQRERWLTPLLEARIRSAFAMTEPAVASSDATNIATRIERVGDEYVINGRKWFVTGAMDPRCALFVVMGRTDPTAARHRQHSQILVPRGTPGVHVRRGMRTFGYDDSDHGGHAEIDFVDVWVPVGNLVGEEGSGFAISQARLGPGRIHHCMRLVGMAERALELMCRRVADRHAFGGPLAAQGVVRDWIAESRVRLEQARLLVLKTAWLMDTVGNRQAHTEIQAIKIVVPETVEWIIDRAVQAHGAAGVSQDTPLARLWTRARALRLADGPDEVHRQSLARRELRRHQPRNPGMSHV; encoded by the coding sequence ATGGACTTCGGCTACGACGAGACGACCGAACGGCTGCGGGAACGACTGACCGACTTCGTGACCGGGTGGGTGTACCCGGCCGAACCGGTCTTCGAGCGGCAGCTCCTCGACCGGACCGACCCGTGGACGGCCCCACCGGTCGTCGCCGAGCTCCAGGCCGAGGCCCGTCGACGGGGCCTGTGGAACCTCTTCCTCCCCGGCGAGCACGGCGCGGGCCTGACCAACCTCCGGTACGCTCCGCTCGCCGAGATCACCGGCTGGTCCCCGAGCCTGGCCCCGGTGGCGCTCAACTGCGCGGCACCGGACACCGGCAACATGGAGCTGCTGGCCGAGTTCGGCACGGCGGAGCAGCGTGAGCGCTGGCTCACCCCGCTGCTGGAGGCCCGGATCCGGTCGGCGTTCGCGATGACCGAGCCGGCGGTGGCCTCGTCCGACGCCACCAACATCGCCACCCGGATCGAACGCGTCGGCGACGAGTACGTGATCAACGGCCGGAAGTGGTTCGTCACCGGCGCGATGGACCCGCGCTGTGCACTCTTCGTGGTGATGGGCCGGACGGACCCGACCGCTGCACGGCACCGGCAGCACAGCCAGATCCTCGTCCCCCGGGGCACCCCGGGCGTCCACGTCCGGCGCGGCATGCGCACCTTCGGGTACGACGACAGCGACCACGGCGGACACGCCGAGATCGACTTCGTGGACGTCTGGGTGCCGGTCGGTAACCTGGTCGGCGAGGAGGGCTCCGGGTTCGCCATCTCGCAGGCCCGGCTCGGCCCCGGCCGGATCCACCACTGTATGCGCCTGGTCGGCATGGCCGAGCGGGCGCTCGAACTGATGTGCCGGCGGGTCGCCGACCGGCACGCCTTCGGCGGGCCGTTGGCCGCGCAGGGCGTCGTCCGGGACTGGATCGCCGAGTCCCGGGTCCGCCTCGAACAGGCCCGGCTGCTGGTGCTCAAGACCGCCTGGCTGATGGACACGGTCGGCAACCGGCAGGCGCACACCGAGATCCAGGCCATCAAGATCGTGGTGCCGGAGACCGTCGAGTGGATCATCGACCGGGCCGTCCAGGCCCACGGCGCGGCCGGGGTCAGCCAGGACACCCCACTCGCCCGCCTCTGGACCAGGGCCCGCGCCCTGCGCCTGGCCGACGGGCCGGACGAGGTGCACCGGCAGTCGCTGGCCCGCCGGGAGCTGCGCCGCCACCAGCCCCGAAACCCCGGGATGTCGCACGTCTAG
- a CDS encoding phytanoyl-CoA dioxygenase family protein, whose translation MDDTTLVSRFLRDGFVKLEGAVAPRVAADCARLLWRETGCDPDDPATWTQPVHWVPGMAQGPFAAAPNSPFLHRAYDLLVGAGRWEPRYSLGTFPLRFPHEEEPDDAGWHIEGSYLPEGESWYFTNVRSRGRALLMLFLFSEVGEKDAPTRIRVGSHLDVPKVLEKYGENGASGLALAPDLVAASEHRPLALATGSPGDVFLCHPFLVHAAQPHHGARPRFMAQPPLMPAAPYELERADGAYSPVEIAIRRGLGQDALGPDGDGTDRRRWQWFCE comes from the coding sequence ATGGATGACACGACCTTGGTGTCCCGCTTTCTTCGCGACGGCTTCGTCAAGCTGGAGGGCGCCGTCGCGCCGCGCGTGGCAGCGGACTGCGCGCGGCTGCTGTGGCGGGAGACGGGCTGCGACCCGGACGATCCAGCGACGTGGACGCAGCCCGTGCACTGGGTGCCCGGCATGGCGCAGGGACCGTTCGCCGCCGCTCCCAACTCCCCGTTCCTCCACCGCGCGTACGACCTGCTCGTCGGTGCGGGACGCTGGGAGCCGCGCTACTCGCTGGGCACGTTCCCGCTGCGCTTCCCGCACGAAGAGGAGCCGGACGACGCGGGCTGGCACATCGAGGGCAGCTACCTACCGGAGGGCGAGAGCTGGTACTTCACCAATGTGCGCTCCCGCGGCCGGGCACTGCTGATGCTGTTCCTGTTCAGTGAGGTCGGGGAGAAGGACGCCCCGACCCGGATCCGGGTCGGCTCACACCTCGACGTGCCGAAGGTGCTGGAGAAGTACGGGGAGAACGGAGCGAGCGGACTGGCCCTTGCGCCCGACCTGGTGGCGGCCTCCGAGCACCGGCCGCTCGCCCTCGCCACCGGATCTCCCGGCGACGTCTTCCTCTGCCACCCATTCCTGGTGCACGCGGCGCAACCGCACCACGGAGCGCGGCCTCGCTTCATGGCCCAACCGCCGCTGATGCCGGCCGCACCGTACGAACTGGAGCGGGCCGACGGCGCGTACTCACCCGTAGAGATCGCGATCCGCCGGGGTCTCGGACAGGACGCCCTCGGTCCGGACGGGGACGGCACCGACCGGCGGAGGTGGCAGTGGTTCTGCGAGTGA
- a CDS encoding MerR family transcriptional regulator — protein sequence MFTIGEFARHGRVSVRMLRHYDATGLLRPAHVDPLTGYRRYSAAQLARLNRVVALKDLGFTLQQVAEILDGSLTTEELRGMLRLRRAELESAVAVATARLVQVEARLRAIESEGQMPTNDVVVKNLPAVRVAELTATAASFAPEDIGPVIGPLYDELFRRLDAAGIVPTGPGIAYYEDEPDGTGRMIVHAAVQVSAPCQDGTVRVWDLPSVGPAATVVHRGPMDAVVPTVQTLARWIDGNGYRATGYPREVNLECPADRDDWVTELQAPVTRV from the coding sequence ATGTTCACCATCGGAGAGTTCGCCCGGCACGGCCGCGTCTCGGTGCGGATGCTGCGCCACTACGACGCGACCGGCCTCCTGCGCCCGGCCCACGTCGACCCGCTCACCGGCTACCGCCGCTACAGCGCCGCCCAGCTCGCCCGCCTCAACCGGGTCGTCGCGCTCAAGGATCTCGGCTTCACGCTCCAGCAGGTCGCCGAGATTCTGGACGGCAGCCTCACCACCGAGGAACTGCGCGGCATGCTGCGACTGCGGCGGGCCGAGCTGGAGAGCGCGGTGGCCGTGGCGACCGCTCGGCTGGTCCAGGTCGAGGCGAGACTCCGAGCAATCGAGAGTGAGGGGCAGATGCCCACGAACGACGTCGTCGTCAAGAATCTCCCGGCGGTCCGGGTCGCCGAGCTGACCGCGACCGCCGCCAGCTTCGCGCCGGAGGACATCGGCCCGGTGATCGGGCCCCTGTACGACGAACTCTTCCGGCGCCTCGACGCGGCCGGGATCGTGCCGACCGGACCCGGGATCGCCTACTACGAGGACGAGCCGGACGGGACCGGCCGGATGATCGTGCACGCCGCCGTCCAGGTCTCCGCCCCCTGCCAGGACGGCACCGTCCGGGTGTGGGACCTGCCGTCGGTCGGCCCGGCGGCGACCGTGGTGCACCGGGGCCCGATGGACGCCGTCGTGCCCACCGTCCAGACCCTGGCCCGCTGGATCGACGGCAACGGGTACCGGGCCACCGGGTACCCCCGTGAAGTCAACCTGGAGTGCCCGGCGGACCGCGACGACTGGGTGACCGAACTCCAGGCGCCGGTGACCCGCGTCTGA
- a CDS encoding GyrI-like domain-containing protein, giving the protein MDARIVDHPEFRLVGHAARVRLVHQGINPYIQRHITALPTQEHLRLKALGNTEPSGLLAVSDDLHPDYAEGSELTYLHGVAVSPDTPIPDGLDIIEVPAGKWVVIRTTGPHPQTLQKAWATAAAAWFPFNPWRLRPGPEIVAVREAMNDLSTATCELWLPVEPA; this is encoded by the coding sequence GTGGACGCCCGCATCGTCGACCATCCCGAGTTCCGGCTCGTGGGGCACGCGGCCCGCGTCCGGCTCGTCCACCAAGGCATCAACCCATACATCCAGCGGCACATCACCGCACTGCCGACCCAGGAGCACCTGCGCTTGAAGGCTCTCGGCAACACTGAGCCGAGCGGCCTGCTCGCGGTCAGCGACGACCTTCACCCCGACTACGCCGAGGGCAGCGAGCTGACCTACCTTCACGGGGTCGCCGTGTCCCCGGATACGCCGATCCCCGACGGTCTCGACATCATCGAAGTTCCGGCCGGCAAATGGGTGGTCATCCGGACCACGGGCCCGCATCCGCAGACCCTGCAGAAGGCCTGGGCCACGGCCGCAGCCGCGTGGTTCCCGTTCAACCCGTGGCGTCTGCGGCCGGGGCCGGAGATCGTCGCGGTGCGTGAGGCGATGAACGACCTCAGCACCGCGACCTGTGAACTCTGGCTGCCCGTCGAACCGGCATAA
- a CDS encoding phosphotransferase family protein, which produces MAELPGLDLHRLADHLDRAVPGLLAGKLRGELLTGGRSNLTYAVTDGRSRWVVRRPPLGHVLATAHDMGREYRVMRALARTPVPVPGTVYLCPDPAVLGAPFYLMRHVPGRAYREPAELVGWGPVGVRTLFLSLVDVLAALHAVDPAGVGLADFGRPEGFTGRQVRRWKRQLDASRSRDLPGVEELYDRLAAAVPESRTGVLLHGDFRLDNVLVGGDRTVRAVLDWEMSTLGDPLTDLALFLVYAGRTDLPGRPGDDELAARYADRSGRRVDDLDWYLAFAAFKLAVILEGVHYRWVRGQTVGSGFGDVGARVPPLVAQGLTRIRRR; this is translated from the coding sequence ATGGCTGAGTTGCCCGGCCTGGACCTGCACCGGCTCGCCGATCACCTGGACCGGGCCGTGCCCGGTCTGCTCGCCGGGAAGCTGCGCGGCGAGCTGCTGACCGGCGGACGGTCCAACCTGACCTACGCGGTGACCGACGGCCGGTCCCGGTGGGTGGTGCGCCGCCCACCCCTGGGCCACGTGCTGGCGACCGCGCACGACATGGGCCGCGAGTACCGGGTGATGCGGGCCCTCGCCCGGACGCCCGTTCCGGTGCCCGGGACGGTGTACCTCTGCCCGGACCCGGCGGTCCTCGGGGCGCCCTTCTACCTGATGCGCCACGTGCCGGGACGGGCCTACCGGGAGCCGGCGGAGCTGGTGGGATGGGGGCCGGTGGGCGTCCGGACGCTGTTCCTGTCCCTGGTGGACGTCCTCGCCGCGCTGCACGCGGTGGATCCGGCCGGGGTGGGCCTGGCCGACTTCGGGCGCCCGGAGGGCTTCACCGGTCGGCAGGTGCGGCGCTGGAAGCGCCAGCTCGACGCGTCCCGCAGCCGGGACCTGCCCGGTGTCGAGGAGTTGTACGACCGGCTCGCGGCGGCTGTCCCCGAGAGCCGGACCGGGGTGCTCCTGCACGGCGACTTCCGCCTGGACAACGTCCTCGTCGGCGGCGACCGTACGGTGCGGGCGGTCCTCGACTGGGAGATGTCCACCCTGGGGGACCCCCTCACCGACCTGGCGCTCTTCCTGGTCTACGCCGGCCGGACCGACCTGCCCGGCCGCCCCGGGGACGACGAGCTCGCCGCCCGGTACGCCGACCGCAGCGGCCGGCGGGTGGACGACCTCGACTGGTATCTCGCCTTCGCCGCGTTCAAGCTCGCGGTGATCCTCGAGGGCGTGCACTACCGCTGGGTGCGCGGGCAGACCGTGGGCAGCGGGTTCGGCGACGTGGGCGCGCGGGTGCCACCGCTGGTCGCCCAGGGTCTGACCAGGATACGGAGGCGCTGA
- a CDS encoding SDR family oxidoreductase has translation MNANSGSLAGRVAVVTGASRGIGLAVARRLVADGARVGVTARHPEALAEAVAALGGPAHAVGVAGRADDPAHRAETVRRVTETFGPVDILVNNVGINPVHGPLATLDLAAARKILDVNLLGTLGWTQEVCAAGLTARGGCVVNVSSIAGHTPSPGIAFYGVSKAAVDHLTACLAVELAPTVRVNAVAPAVVRTRFAAALYADREDEVAGAYPLGRLGEPGDVAAAVAFLASDEAAWITGQTLVLDGGLTLTGRPA, from the coding sequence ATGAATGCAAATTCAGGGTCGCTCGCGGGGCGGGTCGCCGTCGTCACCGGAGCCAGCCGTGGCATCGGGCTGGCCGTCGCCCGGCGGCTGGTCGCCGACGGGGCCCGGGTGGGCGTCACCGCCCGGCACCCGGAGGCGCTGGCCGAGGCGGTCGCCGCCCTCGGCGGGCCGGCGCACGCCGTGGGGGTGGCCGGCCGGGCCGACGACCCGGCGCACCGCGCCGAGACCGTCCGCCGGGTCACCGAGACGTTCGGGCCGGTCGACATCCTGGTCAACAACGTCGGCATCAACCCCGTCCACGGGCCGCTGGCCACCCTCGACCTGGCCGCCGCGCGCAAGATCCTCGACGTCAACCTGCTCGGCACCCTCGGCTGGACGCAGGAGGTCTGCGCCGCCGGGCTGACCGCGCGCGGCGGCTGCGTCGTCAACGTCTCCTCGATCGCCGGCCACACCCCGTCGCCCGGCATCGCCTTCTACGGCGTGAGCAAGGCCGCCGTCGACCACCTCACCGCCTGCCTCGCCGTCGAGCTCGCCCCGACGGTACGCGTCAACGCGGTCGCCCCGGCCGTGGTGCGGACCCGGTTCGCCGCGGCCCTCTACGCGGACCGGGAGGACGAGGTCGCCGGGGCGTACCCGCTGGGACGGCTCGGGGAGCCCGGCGACGTCGCCGCGGCGGTCGCCTTCCTCGCCTCCGACGAGGCGGCCTGGATCACCGGGCAGACGCTCGTCCTCGACGGGGGACTCACCCTCACCGGTCGGCCGGCCTGA
- a CDS encoding TetR/AcrR family transcriptional regulator: protein MGRAEAPGRVDGRTARAERTRAAIVEAHLALISEGDLRPTGERIAERAGISLRTLWTNFKDMETLFEASGEEVLRQQDAAYRPIPATLPLAKRVDAFCRQRARLLQLIAPSARAAQMREPVSEQLHRNRLKHVDRVRDEVEHLFAAELAQAGPGRDQLVHALVAASMWPAWSMLRDGLGLGVDQARAVMARTVAALLADPAAR from the coding sequence ATGGGCAGGGCCGAGGCACCGGGGCGGGTCGACGGGCGCACCGCCCGGGCCGAACGCACCCGGGCGGCCATCGTCGAGGCGCACCTGGCGCTCATCTCCGAGGGCGACCTGCGGCCGACCGGGGAACGCATCGCCGAGCGGGCCGGCATCTCGCTGCGGACCCTCTGGACCAACTTCAAGGACATGGAGACCCTCTTCGAAGCCAGCGGTGAAGAGGTGCTCCGCCAGCAGGACGCCGCCTACCGGCCGATTCCGGCCACCCTGCCGCTGGCCAAACGGGTCGACGCGTTCTGCCGGCAGCGGGCTCGGCTGCTCCAGCTCATCGCACCGTCCGCCCGGGCCGCGCAGATGCGCGAGCCGGTCTCCGAGCAACTGCACCGCAACCGGCTCAAGCACGTCGACCGGGTCCGCGACGAGGTCGAGCACCTCTTCGCCGCCGAGTTGGCGCAGGCCGGGCCGGGCCGGGACCAGTTGGTGCACGCCCTGGTGGCGGCGAGCATGTGGCCGGCCTGGTCGATGCTGCGCGACGGTCTCGGGCTGGGCGTCGACCAGGCCCGTGCGGTGATGGCCCGTACGGTGGCCGCCCTGCTGGCCGACCCTGCCGCCCGCTGA
- a CDS encoding TrmH family RNA methyltransferase — protein MAVVLRVSGRNARFQQWKALLGNRTKRQRRGEFLVQGVRPITMAVEHGWQIRELLYDTSAQLSGWAREAMETVRAEKFAVSRELIHELGGKADTVPELLAVVALPEDDLRRIPVGPTMLTVVFDRPTSPGNIGTLVRSADAFGASGVIVTGHAADVYDPKAVRASTGSLFALPVIRVPSHQAVLSWVADVRADGVDMSIMGTDERGILDAAQYDFTQPTLTLIGNETTGLSSGWREACDQLVRIPMSGSASSLNAATAATVVLYESARQRAAAQR, from the coding sequence GTGGCAGTGGTTCTGCGAGTGAGTGGCCGCAACGCGCGGTTCCAGCAGTGGAAAGCTCTCCTCGGCAACCGGACCAAGCGGCAGCGACGCGGTGAGTTCCTCGTGCAGGGCGTGCGCCCCATCACCATGGCGGTCGAACACGGCTGGCAGATCCGGGAGCTGCTCTACGACACCAGCGCTCAACTGTCCGGCTGGGCGCGCGAGGCCATGGAGACAGTCCGGGCCGAGAAGTTCGCCGTCTCGCGTGAACTGATCCACGAACTGGGAGGTAAGGCAGACACCGTGCCAGAACTGCTGGCCGTGGTCGCGTTGCCGGAGGACGATCTGCGCCGTATCCCGGTCGGCCCGACCATGCTCACCGTCGTGTTCGATCGGCCCACCAGCCCCGGCAATATCGGGACCCTTGTTCGGTCGGCGGACGCCTTCGGCGCCAGCGGCGTCATCGTCACCGGCCACGCCGCCGATGTGTACGACCCGAAGGCGGTCCGGGCGAGCACCGGCTCGCTGTTCGCCTTGCCCGTGATCCGGGTGCCCTCCCACCAGGCCGTTCTGTCCTGGGTCGCTGACGTCCGCGCCGACGGCGTCGACATGAGCATCATGGGAACCGATGAGCGCGGCATTCTGGACGCCGCCCAGTACGACTTCACGCAACCCACCCTGACGTTGATCGGCAACGAGACCACCGGCCTCAGCTCCGGCTGGCGCGAGGCATGCGACCAGCTCGTCCGGATCCCCATGTCCGGGTCCGCCAGCTCCCTGAACGCGGCGACCGCCGCGACTGTCGTGCTGTACGAATCGGCACGTCAGCGGGCCGCCGCCCAGCGGTAG
- a CDS encoding SDR family NAD(P)-dependent oxidoreductase — protein MTLAEAGVVVTGAGSGIGAALATRFAAAGARVVVNDVDAPAARAVAARIGGHAHPADAADPAGVTALVDAARDRFGAVDLFCANAGVASGGGPDASDETWARAWRVNVMSHVYAARALLPHWLAAGRGRMLVTASAAGLLTLLGNAPYSVTKHAAVGFAEWLRASYAHRGVTVQALCPQGVRTPMLADADGLSAALLDATAVTPEQVADCVVEALADDRFLVLPHPQVAGWYARRADDPDRWLRAMNRTQRDAERERHG, from the coding sequence CTGACGCTCGCCGAGGCGGGCGTGGTGGTGACCGGAGCGGGGTCCGGCATCGGCGCGGCGCTGGCCACCCGGTTCGCCGCCGCCGGCGCGCGGGTGGTGGTCAACGACGTCGACGCCCCGGCGGCCCGGGCGGTCGCGGCCCGGATCGGCGGGCACGCCCACCCCGCCGACGCGGCCGATCCCGCCGGGGTGACCGCGCTGGTGGACGCCGCCCGGGACCGGTTCGGCGCGGTCGACCTGTTCTGCGCCAACGCCGGGGTGGCGTCCGGCGGCGGCCCCGACGCCTCCGACGAGACGTGGGCCCGCGCCTGGCGGGTGAACGTGATGTCCCACGTGTACGCCGCCCGCGCGCTGCTGCCGCACTGGCTCGCCGCCGGGCGCGGCCGGATGCTGGTCACCGCCTCCGCCGCCGGCCTGCTCACCCTGCTCGGCAACGCCCCGTACTCGGTGACCAAGCACGCGGCCGTGGGCTTCGCCGAGTGGCTGCGGGCCAGTTACGCCCACCGGGGCGTCACCGTCCAGGCCCTCTGCCCCCAGGGGGTCCGCACCCCGATGCTGGCCGACGCCGACGGGCTGAGCGCTGCCCTGCTGGACGCCACGGCGGTCACGCCCGAGCAGGTGGCCGACTGCGTCGTCGAGGCGCTGGCCGACGACCGTTTCCTGGTGCTGCCGCACCCGCAGGTCGCCGGCTGGTACGCCCGGCGTGCCGACGACCCGGACCGCTGGCTGCGGGCGATGAACCGGACCCAGCGCGACGCGGAGCGCGAACGGCATGGCTGA
- a CDS encoding helix-turn-helix transcriptional regulator, with protein sequence MVTASSVHITVLRGRDDERRAIRDLLDGAGGGALLLQGEPGSGRSALVGYAHRHAADRTILAGAGLTDEAALPYAGLQRLLDPVRDRAGALPVAQRRVLRRALAGAGCPAGQRLTLSMAVLGLLAVTARDRPLLCTMDDVDLGDRPTAEALAFVARRLCHLPVVVLLTGAVDTAPGGIPTRRLRPLDEHDSRAVLTDRLPVPASDPVVTTLGAVAAGNPQALVDLAEALTPAQCRGEENLPTTPPPDGALGRDYRARLDRLTDDARHLLLLAALDHDVDAATLVRAARATGTAIEALAPAEVAGLVRVEAHGVTFPQPLVRAMVVATAPLAARRAAHLVLAALLDDGDHRLRRALHLAAAAEGRDPALATELEAAARDDGDPDARSTALHRAAELSVDPARAAARLVAAAHHAWSAGRPHRARLLVQHLPTGLPGPAVTGRVELLRGEMELRCGRTPAALTALLAAADAWAGTAPDLALEALLRAGEAVCFAGDQYRYADVARRARALCQTGASPRTELVTAHLAGVAATLRGDHEAAGPTLRRAVVLGDRLTGPDLTPTALTGAAVAALLVAEDGPAHRLADRAVALARVRREVCDLPRALELRAVAEYWLGRHETAAETSREGLRAARDAGQTTWAGVHRGMLAVLAAVRADRASSLRLIRELGEEPAPGSRPDALARWALAVLDLLDGRPEDAAARLAALACPGTGRGQVTVQVMATPYLVEAAAASVHRPAAVAALAVFDRWAHSTASPSRRALSARCHALLAPRGSQAAEEGFRAALRWHPPGAGAFERARTEFLFGRELRRSRRPRDARRYLHDACETFTRLGVAAWAEQAAAELRAAGESVGGPDRSAAQLLTGQQLRVAQLVAEGATNREVADRMFLSTRTVDHHLRNIFHRLGIRSRTQLARVL encoded by the coding sequence ATGGTTACTGCATCGTCAGTGCATATAACCGTGCTGCGGGGCCGGGACGACGAGCGCCGGGCGATCCGCGACCTGCTCGACGGCGCCGGTGGGGGAGCGCTGCTGCTCCAGGGCGAGCCGGGGTCGGGTCGGAGCGCCCTGGTCGGCTACGCCCACCGGCACGCCGCTGACCGGACGATCCTCGCCGGAGCCGGGCTCACCGACGAGGCGGCGCTGCCCTACGCCGGGCTGCAACGCCTTCTCGACCCGGTGCGGGACCGGGCCGGCGCGCTTCCCGTCGCCCAACGACGTGTGCTGCGGCGTGCCCTGGCCGGTGCGGGCTGCCCCGCCGGCCAGCGGCTGACCCTGTCGATGGCCGTGCTCGGGCTGCTCGCCGTGACCGCCCGGGACCGTCCCCTGCTCTGCACCATGGACGACGTCGACCTCGGAGACCGACCGACCGCCGAGGCACTGGCCTTCGTGGCGCGCCGCCTGTGCCACCTGCCGGTCGTCGTCCTCCTCACCGGAGCCGTCGACACCGCTCCCGGCGGGATCCCCACCCGCCGGCTCCGTCCCCTCGACGAGCACGACAGCCGCGCCGTCCTCACCGACCGGCTGCCGGTGCCCGCCTCCGACCCGGTCGTCACCACCCTTGGCGCGGTCGCCGCCGGCAACCCGCAGGCCCTCGTGGACCTGGCCGAAGCCCTGACTCCCGCCCAGTGCCGGGGAGAGGAAAACCTGCCCACCACGCCACCGCCCGACGGCGCCCTGGGCCGGGACTACCGGGCCCGGCTGGACCGGTTGACCGACGACGCGCGGCACCTGCTGCTGCTCGCCGCCCTCGACCACGACGTGGACGCGGCGACGCTCGTCCGGGCCGCGCGCGCCACCGGGACGGCGATCGAGGCACTCGCCCCGGCCGAGGTCGCCGGCCTGGTCCGCGTCGAGGCGCACGGCGTGACGTTCCCGCAACCCCTGGTCCGGGCGATGGTCGTGGCCACGGCGCCCCTTGCCGCGCGCCGCGCCGCGCACCTGGTGCTCGCCGCCCTGCTCGACGACGGTGACCACCGGCTCCGCCGGGCCCTGCACCTCGCCGCCGCCGCCGAGGGCCGCGATCCCGCCCTGGCGACCGAACTGGAGGCGGCGGCCCGCGACGACGGCGACCCGGACGCCCGCTCGACGGCACTGCACCGCGCCGCCGAGCTCAGCGTCGACCCGGCCCGTGCCGCCGCCCGACTGGTGGCAGCCGCCCACCACGCCTGGTCGGCGGGGCGCCCGCACCGGGCCCGGCTGCTCGTCCAGCACCTGCCCACCGGCCTGCCGGGGCCGGCGGTGACCGGCCGGGTGGAGCTGTTGCGCGGCGAGATGGAACTGCGCTGCGGGCGGACCCCGGCCGCGCTGACGGCCTTGCTCGCTGCCGCGGACGCGTGGGCCGGCACCGCTCCGGACCTGGCCCTGGAGGCACTGCTGCGGGCTGGCGAGGCGGTCTGCTTCGCCGGTGACCAGTACCGGTACGCCGACGTGGCACGACGGGCACGGGCACTGTGCCAGACCGGGGCGTCACCCCGGACGGAACTGGTGACCGCGCACCTCGCCGGTGTGGCGGCGACCCTGCGGGGCGACCACGAGGCGGCCGGGCCGACGTTGCGCCGGGCTGTCGTCCTCGGCGACCGTCTCACCGGGCCGGACCTCACGCCGACCGCCCTGACCGGCGCGGCGGTGGCCGCCCTGCTGGTGGCCGAGGACGGCCCGGCGCACCGGCTCGCCGACCGGGCGGTGGCACTGGCCCGCGTGCGGAGGGAAGTCTGCGACCTGCCCCGGGCGCTGGAGCTGCGGGCGGTCGCCGAGTACTGGCTGGGTCGGCACGAGACGGCGGCGGAGACCTCCCGGGAGGGGCTGCGCGCCGCCCGGGACGCCGGCCAGACCACCTGGGCCGGGGTCCACCGGGGCATGCTGGCGGTGCTGGCCGCCGTCCGCGCCGACCGGGCGAGCAGTCTGCGGCTGATCCGGGAGCTCGGAGAGGAACCGGCGCCCGGCAGCCGTCCCGACGCCCTGGCCCGCTGGGCCCTCGCGGTGCTCGACCTGCTCGACGGGCGGCCCGAGGACGCCGCCGCCCGGCTCGCGGCCCTGGCCTGCCCCGGCACCGGACGCGGGCAGGTCACGGTGCAGGTGATGGCCACGCCGTACCTGGTGGAGGCCGCCGCCGCGTCGGTGCACCGGCCGGCGGCCGTCGCCGCGCTCGCCGTCTTCGACCGCTGGGCCCACAGCACGGCCAGCCCGTCCCGCCGGGCCCTCTCCGCGCGGTGTCACGCGCTGCTCGCCCCCCGGGGCAGCCAGGCGGCGGAGGAGGGCTTCCGCGCCGCGCTGCGGTGGCACCCGCCGGGAGCCGGCGCGTTCGAGCGGGCCCGTACCGAATTCCTCTTCGGCCGGGAACTGCGCCGCAGTCGTCGCCCCCGCGACGCCCGCCGGTATCTCCACGACGCCTGCGAGACCTTCACCCGGCTGGGCGTGGCTGCCTGGGCCGAGCAGGCGGCGGCGGAGCTGCGGGCCGCCGGGGAATCGGTCGGCGGTCCGGACCGGTCGGCGGCCCAGCTGCTGACCGGCCAGCAGCTCCGGGTCGCGCAGCTGGTCGCGGAGGGTGCCACCAACCGGGAGGTCGCCGACCGGATGTTCCTCTCCACCCGCACGGTCGACCATCACCTGCGCAACATCTTCCACCGGCTCGGCATCCGTTCCCGCACCCAGTTGGCCCGGGTGCTCTGA